The Athene noctua chromosome 3, bAthNoc1.hap1.1, whole genome shotgun sequence genome includes a region encoding these proteins:
- the NDUFA9 gene encoding NADH dehydrogenase [ubiquinone] 1 alpha subcomplex subunit 9, mitochondrial, which translates to MAAVARCCRPPRGLLLPRAGPGTSVLAAAPSVLQQHRQVHHAVIPHGRSGRSSVSGIVATVFGATGFLGRYVVNRLGRIGSQVIIPYRCDQYDLMYLRPMGDLGQLLFLEWDCKDKDSIRRAVEHSNVVINLVGKEWETKNFSFEDEFVNIPKSIARITREAGVETLIHVSHLNASMKSPSKYLRSKAVGEKAVREEFPDAIILKPSEMFGREDQFLNHYANMRWFGGVPLISLGKKTVKQPVYVVDVAKAIINAIKDPDAKGKTYALAGPNRYLLYDMVEYIYAVAFRTFLPYPLPRPLYHLVARFFEISPFEPWLTRDKVDRFHTTDMTLPDLPGFEDLGIQPTPLEQKAIEVLRRHRRYRWLDTELEEARPPKTCPV; encoded by the exons ATGGCGGCCGTGGCTCGCTGCTGCCGGCCTCCCCGCGGCCTCTTGTTGCCAAGGGCAG GCCCTGGCACTTCTGTGTTAGCTGCAGCACCATCTGTGTTGCAGCAGCACCGCCAAGTTCATCATGCCGTGATACCTCATGGAAGAAGTGGACGATCCTCTGTTAGTGGCATCGTGGCCACTGTCTTTGGGGCTACAGGTTTCCTAGGACGCTATGTTGTCAACCGTTTAG GTCGCATTGGATCTCAAGTAATCATACCCTATCGCTGTGATCAGTATGACCTCATGTATCTGCGGCCGATGGGTGACCTGGGGCAACTTCTCTTCTTA GAGTGGGACTGTAAGGACAAAGACTCTATCCGAAGAGCCGTGGAGCACAGCAATGTGGTCATTAATCTTGTTGGAAAGGAATGGGAGacaaa AAACTTCAGTTTTGAAGATGAATTTGTAAATATTCCTAAAAGCATTGCGCGGATAACTAGGGAAGCTGGTGTGGAAACACTCATTCACGTCTCTCACCTGAATGCTAGCATGAAGAGTCCTTCCAAATACCTCAGGAGTAAA GCTGTTGGAGAGAAAGCAGTGAGGGAAGAATTTCCAGATGCTATAATTTTGAAGCCCTCTGAGATGTTTGGGAGAGAGGACCAATTTCTCAATCATTATGCAA ACATGCGCTGGTTTGGTGGTGTGCCTCTTATTTCTCTGGGCAAAAAAACAGTGAAGCAACCAGTATAT GTGGTTGATGTAGCAAAGGCAATTATTAATGCAATTAAGGATCCTGATGCTAAAGGAAAAACATACGCCTTGGCTGG acctAACCGGTACCTTCTGTATGACATGGTAGAATACATCTACGCAGTTGCCTTTCGAACCTTTCTTCCCTATCCACTTCCACGTCCTCTCTACCA TTTAGTTGCAAGATTCTTTGAGATTAGTCCATTTGAACCATGGTTAACGCGAGACAAAGTGGACCGG TTTCACACCACAGACATGACACTTCCCGACCTTCCTGGTTTCGAAGACCTGGGTATTCAACCAACACCTCTAGAACAAAAAGCAATTGAAGTTCTACGCCGTCACCGCAGATACCGCTGGTTGGATACTGAGCTGGAGGAAGCAAGACCACCTAAGACATGTCCTGTGTAA